Genomic DNA from Phyllopteryx taeniolatus isolate TA_2022b chromosome 10, UOR_Ptae_1.2, whole genome shotgun sequence:
tcaattacaatttttaagtcacattattagatttataaaacatatatatatatatatatatatatatattatacgtTTGTTACAATGTTTGACTATTGTAATCGTGAAAGAACGTTCCATTAAAAGAATATTTAAACATATTGAATTTCTTAATATTCAAGATATTTTTAAGTAATTTACTACacgatttgatttttttttaaatatacttaaatattaaaagatttgcagcagaaaaacagcactccacctattttacttttaaataatttgaaattagAATTTTAAAGTCCAAATAgtaagaaaatgttttcacagTTACATTTGGAAATATTGGAGTTaatcaaatcatttattttgagattgcttcttaaaagaaaacgttcaagttattttattaaattagttCATATTATATAAAGTTTTGAATAGTCCAGTTGattgaagaaacattttaagttgTAAATATTcctacaaatatatatatatttttcaattatttcaaatattaaacaatatatCATCTCTCattatttgtaaaatttgttttatatttgagacaattacaaatatttatgcaGTTAAAAAATTATCataacataatttttttaaatagtccaGTCATTTGGAACAAATAATTtcccattttaaattgtttttagctTTCACCTTCCAGCCAATGAAATTATTTCATACGtaatcttttttaaatattcaagaTTTTTGAATAacgcaaatttaaaaaaataataatttcacattattataattcttaaaataaattgaagcaaattttaaaaaatcacattgtactaataaaaaagaaaaacattattattattttttttaaaaacaacgcATGAGAAGAGGCCGCCtgagacaacacacacacacacacacgtgacacACAATGCCTTGCGGCCCCCCAGCAGTAATATAGAAGGGACTATGACTTTATTAGCCCTCATTAACACAAATTAGAGCACTTGAGCCCCAACAGACCTCCCTCTCTCTGCCCCCCTCCTCTCAGCAGCGGCGATGACAAATTGAATTAAGTGTTTGGAAACAAGTCAATACCCCTCCCCTGGCCAGGCGGCGGCCATATTGCGGTGACATTCATTGCAGTCGGGAGGGGGGCCCAAAGGGGttcgtaaagaaaaaaaaaaggcgaggGGGTGAATTCCTTTGGCGGATGCTCCCAAGTGGGGCGGCCCGTGACTTAAGTTGGCCGAGTTAAGTGAGCCATTAAACGCCCCGCCAGATGCTTCCATTCaaacacttctttttatttcttttttttatttattttttttttacattattattagaatttttAACAGTGACGCAAGCAATAATAGGCTCACATTTGAATTtcacagctaaaaaaaataaaaataaaaattacatcgGATATTTTCATAAATCATATGGGAGATTTTTGATATGCCAGCTATTTTcctaaaaataatttcatatgACTTGATATTGAAATTTTGCaattcacacattttaaaaaaattaatattacacctgattaaaaaaaatcttattggattttcaaaatatgccagctatttttatttaaatcatttacatttttaaataatccaATATTGTTTCCAATAATGTCAGTTGCTATTCAAAATAACATTATAGTTGTAGATCACATTATACTTCTAATTAATTCCAGTAACTTCttaaatttgattatttgatattttcaaTAGTCTggctcatttaaaaaagaaaatttcaaaatattccagctaattttaaattcatttaaaaaaatattcatactaTTTTTTCCAGTAATTCCGATAAtttaacaaaacacattttacatgacTTGAATTTGTAAAGTAACATTTGATACAATTATTCCACATAAATAGGGTTTTGCTCTATTTcagttaataaaaataaaaaaaatctgattcaaAAAAGTTGAGTTTAATCAAATAGATTGAATTATTAAACACAGTGCACTTCGATACGTAAGTTATACAACTAGCTCGACATTGCGCTCAGTGCAATAAACCGACTGCTGCATTCGATCTTATATTTCGTAAGACTGGATTCTATGACACACAGtaacaggtgtacctaatgttgtgaccgatgatttatgtacagtacagtccAGGACACCACATTATATTGAGCCAATAAAAATCGTTTTGCATGTCTTTAAAATTAAACGTAAAGTCTCGGTCTATACTAGTTCGtatttttaaagtgacaagtcagAATGGATGGTTGGTTTCACGGTTATTTAACTTGAATGCAAGTCTTCCTCAGCATGTCAATCTTGTAACTAAAGTTGTGAAACactactgcccccaggtggcggCGCGGGGCGTTACAAGCTACTGGCATTCCACACGAAAAAATGGAATTTGATTTACCTTGTATGAAACTGCCAAAATATGAGGAGATTCCGCGAAATAAAGGGtaaacatgacattttaaatatgtacatatacatactatATGAAGGCCTAGTATGTATTGCATCTATCCTAGTTTCCACACAATTTCAGTttctgaaattattattttttgtttaatgaacTTCCAGTGTTTGACTTTTCAAATAGTCCAAATAGCAAATAGAATCATCTTTGGGTGTTGCAATATtctagatatttaaaaaaaagtatacatttcAATTTTGAATTCAAACAGCTCGCATTAGAttatataaaaatgcatttgagatattttctcccaaaattattttatattattgacTGTTTGCAAATACATCAGTACATTATGTTCACTGCACTACcatgtgtgtataaataaaattgtgtgtgtgtggatggggggggggggggggggttgaaattACATTGTATCACATCCAAAGAATTTAAGTCAAATGCAATTTTAACTTCAACTCATTGTATAAAGTCAAGTTAATTTAGTTcagaagtaacaaaaaaaaatcaagatggCTAGCTAATAAAATTGTTGTAATTCTCAAAAGCGCCAATAGAGGGTACTGTTGGAAGGAAATTAAAGGTAACTCACGGGCAGTCGATTTGTAGTTCGCCCtctgggtgtcgctgttgccccACAAAACTTCGTTGCTGCTTGCTGCTCCTCTTAAGCCACCTGGAAGcagtagaagaaaaaaaaaagaaaaaaaaaacttcaacagaaagctgcatttttttttttttggtcaattccTCATTCACAAACTCATTATTGGGCCGCCCCAGGAGTAAACCACAAGCACATGGCACTCACTACCCACATGGAACTTTACCACCACCAGCATCCACACACTCAAAGTGAGAAAAACAtccagggagaaaaaaataaaaataaaaattgcatacgtggacaggaaaaaaaaaacaaaaaaacgatttCACATCTTTTTGGATTTATCCAAACTTCTGCATTTTTTACCCTTTGAACGTTTAATAcccattaaaaatataaatatttaaacatttaaagaacCCAGGTCATATATGAATCTATATTACATCAGAATTCttacaaataaattacaaatattacagaTGATTtaaatttcacacttaaaaaatacACTATTTTGTTTAACTTCAGCTAattcaagaaaaataatttccatttgaATTTGTCAATACCCCAGCTAATTACAagtattttcacattatctaaTTGACTCTTTAAAAATATTCCAGGTACTTTTTCATTTTAGGATTCCagctaaataaatatttcaaatactAAACAACACAGcgaatttaaaatgtatttcacatttttatgattACTTTTGTTAGCTAAAACTACAATTTAATATTTACcaactattatatatatatatatatatatatataaactataaCAAATCcagctaattaaaaaaaaaaaaaaattggtttcaCAATACTTGAACTTGGCAATTCAGCATTCTAGCCATTACAAGTCAGTCTTAATGGGAAAAGATGCCACGTTGTATTCCAGCTATTAACATACTAATATCGTgattacacattttatatttatttttttaaattattattttagtttttgcttTGTAAGGGCTAGAAAAGTCCAAATATCGAATGAGATGTTCCAATTTGGTTAGATTTAAAACTCAAAGAATGCATGTACATCCAATATATTGATCTGAATGCTGATcaatatatttcattgaatataaaaatatcaGTCCATATATTCCATAGCTACTGTCCCAATGAATCGATCAGACCGTCCCTTTAGTCGTGATCCGTTTCACAGCAACCAACTCAAGCTTCCTGAACATCCACTAAAAGGTCATTTTCCATACACGCtaattaaatacacattttgaattATACATTACAGAAAGAAGAAAATTCACAATATTTACATACAATTTCAGCAACTTTTTTGGGTTTCACATTAGCAAAATTTGTCAAAATTTCACAATAAAAATTGTATAAATtccaaatatttgcagatttgatTGATAAATATTcaaccaattatttttaaaaaaaattcacaagcaaatctgttttaaatttagctCATTTGTAATTtcccacaattgtttttttatgtgtaacTATTCCggccaatattattattatttttttttacaaatttaaaaattccagtcattgtaaaaatgatctttcttgAAATTGTAAATATCGCACCTAAACAGTTtctattaaacaaaacaaaaaaataaatattcctaCTAATTTTAAAGCTACTGATTTTGAACGAAATCAGTTTATAATAGTAATAAGTTTCTTCCAATTAAGGCCATGAAAGCAACCGACTTTGAGTTCAGAATAGTACATGTCAACCACCATTTTTTAATCTTCCAAACCAAGCAGCATAATTCGGATCAATTTATATATACTAAAACATCAATTCATATATTAATCGATCCTTAATCTTCCCATTGAATCGATCGGGGACATTTGGCGGAAGATCCGCCCCCTTTAGTCCTGATCCACTTTTGCCGTTTCACAGCAAGCAATCAaagctttcctttttttttttaaaaatattcgcCGTCTTCGGGGgcgtcgtccaccgtgtcggcGCCGACCTCCTCGTAGTCCTTCTCCAGGGCCGCCATGTCCTCGCGGGCCTCGGTGAACTCGCCCTCCTCCATGCCCTCGCCCACGTACCAGTGCACGAAGGCGCGCTTGGCGTACATTAGGTCGAACTTGTGGTCCAGGCGGGCCCAGGCCTCCGCGATGGCGGTGGTGTTGCTGAGCATGCACACGGCCCGCTGCACTTTAGCCAGGTCGCCTCCGGGCACGGCGGTGGGCGGCTGGTAGTTGATGCCCACCTTGAAGCCGGTGGGGCACCAGTCCACGAAATGGATGGTGCGCTTGTTCTTGATGGAGTTGATGGCGGCGTTGACGTCCTTGGGCACCACGTCGCCGCGGTACAGCAGGCAGCAGGCCATGTACTTACCGTGGCGCGGGTCGCACTTCACCATCTGGTTGGCGGGATCGAAGCACGAGTTGGTGATCTCGGCCACGGATAGCTGCTCGTGGTAGGCCTTCTCGGCCGAGATCACCGGGGCGTAGGTGGCCAGCGGGAAGTGGATGCGCGGGTAAGGCACCAGGTTGGTTTGGAACTCGGTCAGGTCCACGTTCAAGGCGCCGTCAAAACGTAAGGAGGCGGTGATGGACGACACGATCTGGCTGATCAGCCGGTTCAGGTTGGTGTACGTGGGACGCTCAATGTCCAGGTTCCGGTGGCAGATGTCGTAGATGGCCTCGTTGTCCACCATGAAGGCGCAGTCCGAGTGCTCCAGCGTGGTGTGCGTGGTCAGGATGGCGTTGTAGGGCTCCACCACGGCGGTGGACACCCGGGGCGCCGGGTAGATGGAGAACTCCAACTTGGATTTCTTGCCGTAGTCCACGGAGAGACGCTCCATCAGCAGCGAGGTGAAACCCGAGCCGGTGCCGCCGCCGAAGCTGTGGAACACCAGGAAACCCTGCAGGCCGGAACACAAGTCGGCCTGGCAACACACGCGAGAGAGTAGTGTTGTCACCATACCAAAATTCAGACCTCGATATCTCAACACCGGTACCGGAACAATACCGTGTCGAAAACCTCACACATCAAtaaaactgtacaaaaaaaaacaaaaaaaaaaaaataagtgctgGCACTAAAATCACACGCtatcatgtcatttttttttagatttcagAAACCAG
This window encodes:
- the LOC133484843 gene encoding tubulin alpha-1 chain-like — protein: MPGDQVFGGDASSNTFFSETGSGKHVPRAVFVDLEPTVIDEVRTGTYRKLFHPNQLITGKEDAANNYARGHYTIGKEIIDLVADRIRKLADLCSGLQGFLVFHSFGGGTGSGFTSLLMERLSVDYGKKSKLEFSIYPAPRVSTAVVEPYNAILTTHTTLEHSDCAFMVDNEAIYDICHRNLDIERPTYTNLNRLISQIVSSITASLRFDGALNVDLTEFQTNLVPYPRIHFPLATYAPVISAEKAYHEQLSVAEITNSCFDPANQMVKCDPRHGKYMACCLLYRGDVVPKDVNAAINSIKNKRTIHFVDWCPTGFKVGINYQPPTAVPGGDLAKVQRAVCMLSNTTAIAEAWARLDHKFDLMYAKRAFVHWYVGEGMEEGEFTEAREDMAALEKDYEEVGADTVDDAPEDGEYF